The bacterium genome has a window encoding:
- a CDS encoding response regulator, translating into MERIFVVEDDEETRESWKGLFQSKGWEVTPASSAEEAWKIINSSPSFDVAVVDMCLSPEDKEGIGGLNTIKVINKKDPSTQIIAVSTYLDIEDVLNNIYKALKYHLYQYLDKKREDFGKILLSQIENAIIYKENLREGRVIPKTLPAYASHSKRNKELVEGLVKYGKLTEGDVQKYITEARREGMGLEAYLRYKKIIDGGVLTFILGKVLDTTDYEQINTYNPSIDKEEKRAILLKFLKLQGLVPAGWDGNKLLIKMGFPNNEGLEMIKGIVRKDVISLPSSQREVEEEIENLFLE; encoded by the coding sequence ATGGAAAGGATTTTTGTGGTTGAGGATGATGAGGAGACAAGAGAAAGTTGGAAAGGGCTTTTTCAAAGCAAGGGATGGGAGGTAACACCCGCTTCAAGTGCAGAGGAGGCGTGGAAAATAATCAACTCCTCTCCTTCTTTTGATGTAGCAGTGGTGGATATGTGTTTAAGCCCAGAAGACAAAGAGGGAATAGGAGGGTTAAACACTATTAAGGTGATAAATAAAAAAGACCCCTCAACCCAGATAATTGCGGTCTCAACATATTTAGACATAGAGGATGTTCTTAATAACATCTACAAAGCCCTAAAATATCATCTCTACCAGTATTTAGATAAGAAAAGAGAAGATTTTGGCAAAATTCTTCTCTCTCAAATAGAAAACGCTATAATATATAAGGAAAACCTAAGAGAAGGAAGGGTTATTCCCAAAACACTTCCTGCTTATGCCAGCCATTCAAAACGAAATAAGGAGTTGGTTGAAGGTCTTGTAAAGTATGGTAAGCTTACAGAGGGTGATGTCCAGAAATATATTACAGAAGCAAGAAGAGAAGGAATGGGGCTTGAGGCATACCTTCGCTATAAAAAAATTATTGATGGAGGCGTCTTAACATTTATTCTTGGGAAGGTTTTAGATACTACTGACTATGAACAAATAAACACTTATAACCCAAGTATTGATAAGGAAGAAAAAAGGGCTATTCTTTTAAAATTTCTTAAATTGCAAGGTTTAGTTCCTGCAGGATGGGATGGGAATAAATTATTGATAAAGATGGGATTTCCAAACAATGAGGGTTTAGAAATGATTAAAGGAATAGTTAGAAAAGATGTAATATCCCTTCCCTCTTCTCAAAGAGAGGTAGAAGAGGAGATTGAAAACCTTTTTCTGGAATAA